One genomic segment of Gossypium arboreum isolate Shixiya-1 chromosome 3, ASM2569848v2, whole genome shotgun sequence includes these proteins:
- the LOC108461173 gene encoding two-component response regulator ARR11, protein MVLAESGFSSPRNDAFPAGLRVLVVDDDPTWLKILEKMLKKCSYEVTTCCLAREALNLLRERKDGYDIVISDVNMPDMDGFKLLEHVGLEMDLPVIMMSVDGETSRVMKGVQHGACDYLLKPIRMKELRNIWQHVFRKKIHEVRDIESLEGFESIQMTRSGYDLFDDGHFLSGDDTTSGRKRKDADNKHDDRELSDPSSTKKARVVWTVDLHQKFVKAVNQIGFDKVGPKKILDLMNVPWLTRENVASHLQKYRLYLSRLQKESDIKNSFIGMKHSDLPSKDSTASFGPHKAMNMIPDDVPNSTYSFSASNSQAQNVDLKGQGDLKGITSAPMAEPKGALSVDIRDSHEAKSTQMSFDHSLGSVDSAVSFASFNSTTPLQYPWTEIPEIQFKQECESLHLENGFSQLPLPGPSMIENEANRSRIEVKPLLDECRSNFVEHLGPVGAEDLFPIQSKSQSLNNQVFDLISATKSSMKTQDVGLNYLADSEFALRNLNASGVGVPLATLSEDLQICWLQGDCYPMNYGLQDLECSTYDNPALMAETPFHLYDVLRFDHEHLFDPAEYYAIDQGLFA, encoded by the exons atggtGCTCGCCGAAAGTGGCTTCTCTTCTCCTCGAAACGATGCTTTTCCTGCTGGCCTCCGGGTTCTCGTCGTCGATGATGATCCCACCTGGCTCAAAATCCTTGAAAAGATGCTCAAGAAGTGTTCTTATGAAG TGACTACATGTTGCCTTGCACGAGAAGCTCTGAACTTGCTTCGCGAAAGGAAGGATGGTTACGACATTGTAATCAGTGATGTTAACATGCCTGACATGGATGGCTTTAAACTTCTCGAACACGTTGGGCTGGAAATGGACTTACCTGTGATTA TGATGTCTGTTGATGGGGAGACCAGCAGAGTGATGAAAGGTGTCCAGCATGGTGCTTGTGATTACCTTCTTAAGCCTATAAGAATGAAAGAGCTTCGCAATATATGGCAGCATGTGTTCAGGAAGAAGATACATGAGGTGAGAGACATTGAAAGTCTTGAAGGTTTTGAAAGTATTCAGATGACTAGAAGTGGCTATGATCTGTTTGATGATGGGCACTTCCTCAGTGGAGATGATACAACTTCgggaaggaaaagaaaagatgctGATAACAAGCATGACGATCGAGAGCTCAGTGATCCTTCTTCTACCAAGAAAGCAAGGGTTGTTTGGACTGTTGACCTTCACCAAAAATTTGTCAAAGCCGTAAATCAGATCGGATTTGACA AAGTTGGACCTAAGAAAATACTCGACTTGATGAATGTACCATGGTTGACAAGAGAAAACGTCGCCAGTCACTTGCAG AAATACCGACTCTATTTGAGTAGGTTGCAGAAGGAGAGTGATATCAAGAATTCATTTATAGGGATGAAGCATTCAGATCTGCCTTCAAAAGATTCGACTGCCAGTTTCGGTCCCCATAAAGCGATGAACATGATACCAGATGATGTGCCGAATAGTACCTATAGTTTTTCAGCAAGTAACTCGCAAGCTCAGAATGTGGATCTCAAAGGTCAAGGTGATCTAAAAGGAATTACTTCAGCTCCTATGGCAGAGCCCAAAGGAGCTTTGTCTGTAGATATTCGTGATTCCCATGAAGCCAAAAGCACACAGATGAGCTTTGATCATTCCCTTGGATCAGTTGATTCAGCTGTAAGCTTTGCGTCATTCAATTCGACTACCCCATTGCAGTATCCGTGGACTGAAATTCCCGAGATTCAGTTCAAACAAGAGTGTGAATCCTTGCACTTAGAAAATGGCTTCAGCCAACTACCACTGCCTGGACCTTCCATGATTGAAAATGAGGCTAACCGAAGCAGAATTGAAGTTAAGCCTTTGCTTGACGAGTGTAGAAGCAATTTCGTCGAGCATTTAGGTCCAGTTGGTGCAGAAGACTTGTTTCCAATTCAAAGCAAAAGCCAATCGCTGAATAATCAAGTTTTTGACTTGATTTCTGCCACTAAATCAAGCATGAAAACTCAGGATGTGGGTCTGAACTACCTTGCCGACTCGGAATTTGCACTGAGGAACCTGAATGCAAGCGGTGTAGGAGTACCTTTGGCAACATTGTCTGAGGACTTACAAATATGTTGGCTTCAAGGTGATTGTTATCCCATGAATTATGGTCTCCAGGATTTAGAGTGTTCCACGTATGACAATCCAGCACTGATGGCTGAAACTCCATTTCACTTGTACGATGTACTAAGGTTTGACCACGAGCATCTCTTTGATCCTGCAGAATATTATGCAATCGATCAAGGGTTGTTTGCATAA
- the LOC108461172 gene encoding protein WVD2-like 7 has product MEESACLVRSFSNPADISREVKEGNPIRALTESISFGRFMSEPLAWEKWSTFSHNRYLEEVEKFSKPGSVAQKKAFFEAHYKRRAAMRAAALLEQANVVTNDASQMGTINAASVDPLSHTDLANSDASLSADQPEKNVSNAEIINTVGVYAGNLSGVRENTDITNAEQGPAVMEEDLNMEKCDQVENSEAFENGDIHSKIMATPKILPKDCADPKNSTSSSKKRRTNSSSKSSVPSRTSKLPLHPSKRMASAQAKSDANVAKSAGNSNDKKKTIPNSLHMSINVASSAGKTNKTSLRMLRDSSTPTQTPTRALKKSADQENLAPSSEKRQSNSTLKLSNRGIVPKQTTSRIGNNHAHINKKPALDPNEQRRIAQKSLHMSMNFTPHAGETNKTSPKISRESSTPLEAPTRPSVYGVLKHASKVVQARDRRTTSVLNKSVSATGDGRWPSLSSCSKSSNASGTSTRCTINSAPFSFRSEERAAKRKEFFKKLEDKMMSKEAEKSQMLKKSKEKAKNELNKLRQSTDVKARSNEDSCHGSQFSSNYVKKITSNWPQSPKSGRKPSPSTVQDANSRHPRRPSIKAESSKNGSMKNNRTTCSRTSLPKNRHENASPNIQLSVGKRSISYKHESGGSVHVGGCDR; this is encoded by the exons atggAGGAATCTGCTTGTCTTGTAAGATCATTTTCTAATCCTGCAGATATTTCTCGCGAAGTTAAAGAG GGTAACCCGATTCGTGCTCTCACAGAATCAATATCTTTCGGCAGATTCATGTCGGAACCGCTGGCATGGGAGAAATGGTCAACATTTTCTCACAACCGTTACTTGGAAGAAGTGGAAAAGTTTTCAAAACCTGGATCTGTTGCTCAAAAGAAAGCTTTCTTTGAAGCTCATTACAAGAGAAGAGCCGCAATGAGAGCTGCGGCTTTGCTTGAGCAAGCCAATGTTGTCACCAATGATGCATCTCAAATGGGAACTATAAATGCAGCTTCGGTTGACCCTTTGTCACATACGGATTTAGCCAATTCAGATGCATCTTTGAGTGCGGATCAGCCGGAGAAAAATGTTTCCAATGCTGAGATAATTAATACCGTTGGTGTATATGCAGGCAATCTTAGTGGTGTAAGAGAAAATACCGATATTACCAATGCGGAGCAAGGTCCGGCAGTGATGGAAGAAGATTTGAATATGGAGAAATGTGACCAGGTTGAGAATTCGGAGGCTTTCGAAAATGGTGACATCCATAGCAAGATTATGGCAACCCCGAAGATTCTCCCTAAG GATTGTGCTGATCCAAAGAACTCAACTTCATCAAGCAAGAAAAGGCGAACAAATTCTTCGTCAAAGTCATCAGTTCCTAGTAGAACATCCAAACTTCCATTACATCCTTCTAAACGAATGGCTTCAGCACAAGCCAAGAGTGATGCTAATGTTGCCAAATCCGCTGGAAACTCAAATGACAAGAAGAAAACAATTCCGAACTCACTCCACATGTCAATTAATGTTGCTTCCAGTGCCGGTAAAACTAATAAAACATCACTAAGAATGTTAAGAGATAGTTCAACTCCAACACAAACACCAACCAGGGCATTGAAGAAATCTGCTGATCAAGAGAATTTAGCTCCATCAAGTGAAAAAAGACAGTCGAATTCCACTTTGAAGTTATCCAATCGTGGCATAGTACCCAAACAAACAACTTCAAGAATAGGAAATAACCATGCTCATATTAATAAGAAGCCTGCATTAGACCCAAACGAGCAGAGGAGAATAGCTCAAAAATCGCTTCACATGTCAATGAATTTTACTCCGCATGCTGGTGAAACCAATAAGACATCGCCTAAGATTTCCAGAGAAAGTTCGACTCCACTAGAAGCTCCAACCAGG CCATCCGTTTATGGGGTTTTAAAGCATGCTTCCAAGGTTGTTCAGGCACGAGATAGAAG AACTACATCAGTTCTCAATAAGTCAGTTTCAGCAACAGGAGATGGGAGATGGCCATCCCTCTCCAG CTGCTCGAAATCTTCAAATGCAAGTGGAACCAGTACAAGATGTACTATTAATTCTGCTCCATTTAGTTTCAGGAGCGAAGAAAGGGCGGCAAAACGGAAGGAG TTCTTTAAGAAGCTAGAAGACAAAATGATGTCAAAGGAAGCAGAAAAATCACAAATGCTAAAAAAATCAAAG GAGAAAGCAAAGAATGAACTGAATAAACTCCGGCAAAGCACTGATGTGAAAGCTAGATCGAATGAAGATTCATGCCATGGATCACAGTTCTCAAGCAATTACGTTAAGAAG ATCACGTCAAATTGGCCTCAATCACCAAAATCTGGAAGGAAGCCATCTCCCAGCACGGTGCAAGATGCAAACTCTAGACATCCAAGGAGGCCTTCAATTAAGGCCGAAAGCTCTAAGAATGGATCAATGAAAAATAACAGGACAACTTGTTCAAGGACCTCATTGCCAAAGAACAGGCATGAAAACGCCTCCCCGAATATCCAGCTTTCAGTTGGCAAAAGGAGTATTTCATACAAGCATGAAAGTGGGGGGTCGGTCCACGTTGGTGGGTGCGACCGATGA